tgtaaataaagaaaatatctagtttaaacaaaagaaatgaaaataggaaaagaaacattGTTAGAACTTTTATGTGTTCTTCCCAGCTAAGTTtgtaatgtataatgtatattgtCATTTAAGATATAGACAATAGATTTTGAATCATGTAATCCTTCAAATCACCCCAAAAACCTTTTGTATATTATAAAGAACAATTTTACTGGCTTGACAGTCTTCTTTAAAGAATGATTTAGAGAAAAAGACATGTACAATNTAGAGTACTTCTGAATTGCTATTTTCTGaagttatatataaattaaaaacattggTTGTTTATCTTAGCTCACTTTAGTGTCTTCATTGCACTTAGATAAATAAAGCAAACTGCAAACACTGAGACTTTTAATACTAATGAGAATTTTTCCTATGTTCTCCACATATTGATTATTAACAGTTTAAGCTATCCtatttgtataatatttaaatattatctttcACCATATGATTAATATACATAGAATttaatttctccatgtttttcatgtatttaattttttgacaATCAGACTTAGATTGAAGGAGATAGTAATATTATCCAGTGACCCAAGAAATTGTGACAATGATCCTTAACTCAGTAATAGACTGTTTCCCCCAAGGCCAAGAGAAAACCTGTAACATTGAACCAGTTTGCCAGGAAATCTCAGGTTGTTTCTGGATCCTCTAGGGGCTTCTGGTTACTTTATGAATGCTTACCATTAGCCAATCAGTTTGCTCAGGAGGACAATCCACATAAAAGTCAATCTCCCAGAAATGGATGCTTTGAAAGAGTGTATAAGAGGGACTCTGTACTGTTCTGTCTCTTAAGATTACTGCTGCCTCTTCAAGTTATGAAAGAGGTAAGTGGAATTCCAAAATTGACATTCATCAGTAGAATCAACTACAGTTAGAATTTTGTTAATAATTACATGCTTCTATGAGTAGAATTTCATTAGGCAGAACTCAGTTATGATTCTTGtcttcaggaaaacaaatgaaaaaccctTTAGGGTTGACTTAAGCACTTATAGTAATTAATATGGGTAATAGTAAGAGGGTGACCTTGCTAGTGGTGTTCTAGTAGCCACAATGACTGACTCCTACACCTACTTTTTGACATGAGAAATTACTTCCTATTCATTTAGTGGATTTTACAATTCTTCTGTCCCCCCAAAtctagtattttcttttctgtgagtttttaaaattaataatgtcaagaaaaatttaaacattttttataaagGTTGCTAAATATATTGTTACAACTGTGGATATTCTGAGAACTATTGATTGGGTTGACCATTttgaaaccagaaaaataaaggcCCCTGAATATTTCTTAAGATATCCAGGATCAAGCAGTGGATATGACTTAAACCCAATGCCTTCATCCCCATCCCAATGAATAAAACGATGTTTTGTTGAAACGCAATTTAAGGCAAAAGATGGTTATGAATAGCGTAATATTAAAAAGATTGAATTCAAAGATGGTGTGATTAAAGTAGACATGCTTGGCGCTTAGTATTATATATGCAGTGGGAGGTACAGGAGACCTCCTTCAAtgaatgcaaatttaaaaataaatctgaaaattattttaaaaatatgagtctCTTTTAACATTCCCCAATGAAGCCTGAGGAGGCTGTGTGCTGGTTGATGGACACTAGATGGGGATTTCATTTTACCATTCTCCTCTTAGCAACAAAACTCTGCAGATGTTTCTCATAATGAGCTAcaagatttctctttttttctgacaCATTGCATtcttaaattcttattttctacTATGGTAGATATTGATTATCTTCAGATAAGAATGCTTGAGCCAACTTCACCCTAGGCATATTTCTCATGGAGAtatattctagaatttttttcttctctatcatcTTCTCTATTTCCCAAatgtttcaactttttaaaaaaaattaaaactcaaaataacTTTTTTTGCACAGTATGATTCTAAAGAAATGCTTTGATTAACTTAGCCAAACCATAATATATCTCCAACCCTTGAGTGTTGTCAGTATTCACATGATTATAATTTTACTGGATTAAGGACACACAAACTTAAAGagtttaatgaattattttatgattACACCTTCCccataactagaaaaaaaaaaaagaatcgctAAGTTTTCATAGGAATTTCTACACAGTTATTTGATACTTAACTAGGAATGGCTAAGGAAAACGGTCTGGAATAATGGAGATATGAACATAATTTGTAAGCACAATTAGTTATGAGTAAGTAAATTTCCAAACAAATAAGAGAtaacagaattctaccagaacatttctttagatccTCTTATCTCCCGTAAGACATTACTGATCATACCTATCGCTGCCTTTTATGTTATACATATGTGATGTGCCATGTAATCtcttaaaattctatatttttacttagtttgccatttctattttatacatttgtttcatttgttatttttttctcctaagcacttaaacattttaaatgtaaggacctttctatatattttaatgtcttgATATTCAGAGATGAATGAAGTTAGCCTAGGAATATAGTACAGAGAGCACAGCACAAACATTAATATTGTCTTAGGATggactctaaaaccatagagaaatTGGGAGGCTTGGCTAACTGAAGAACAAACAGGCAAGGAAGCAATGAGATTTAAAttatgagtttttatttttagcttgggTTCTGTATGCAACAGAACATATCAAATCCTTAATGAGTGAACAGAGGCTAAATTTTACACATAATAATGATGAATTAATGTTTTATTGTCTTCTCCAAGGCAAATacagacactctcttctggaaTGAATCAAACACGGAAACAAATAACTCTGTggtgaaagaatttatttttattggactcTCTGATTCTCAGGAGCTTCAGATCTTTCTCTTtgcattctttcttgttttctatgcAGGAATTGTGTTTGGAAACCTTCTTATTGTCATAACTGTGACCAATGACTCCCACCTCCACTCCCCTATGTACTTTCTGTTGGCTAACCTCTCATTCATNgatctgtgtctgtcttctgtcacAGCACCAAAGATGATTGCTGATTTTTTCAGGAAACACAAAGTCATCTCTGTCTATGGCTGTTTTGCACAGATATTTCTCCTTCACTTCTTTGGGGGCAGTGAGATGGTGACCCTCATAGCCATGGGCTTTGACAGATATGTAGCAATTTGTAAGCCNCTACGCTACACTACAATTATGCGTGGCAATGTATGTGCTGGCATTGTGGCTACTGCATGGGCAATTGGCTTCCTACACTCAGTGAGCCAATTGGCCTTTGCAGTGAATTTACCCTTTTGTGGTCCCAATAAGGTTGACAGTTTTTACTGTGACCTTCCTAGAGTAATCAAACTTGCCTGTGCAGACACAAATAGGTTAGACATCATGGTCATTGCCAACAGTGGTGTGCTTACTCTGTGTTCTTTCGTTTCGCTAATCATCTCCTACAGTATCATTCTAACAACCATCCAGAGGCGCCCTTCTGATAGGTCTTCTAAGGCTCTGTCTACACTGACTGCTCATATCACagtagttcttttgttttttggaccTTGCATCTTCATTTATGCCTGGCCCTTTCCCATCAAGTCATTAGATAAATTCTTTGCTGTGTTTTATTCTGTGGTCACTCCTCTCTTGAACCCCATTATATACACACTGAGGAACACAGAGATGAAAACTGCCATGAGACGTCTGAGACAATGGAATTTAAACTTTTGGATGAAGTCGTAGATCTCCTGTGGCCATGAGATTGAGATAATGAGCGAAGAGAGCGATTACATTATTCAGCAGACCTTATATCAACTGTAAAATTCCATTTTTACCTCATATAACAATTGTTTAAGAAGGTTCTATCATTTACTCAACTTATTCTATGTGAATATATAGGTTTTATAAAGGTTCAAAATTAATAGcattaatacaaaataccttTTCACTAGTTTTTTTGGACAAGTAAAAGTACTATTATGGTATTATTTGTGTACAACTGAGACTTCCTGGATACATTTGGGTTTGAGATAATAAAAGATACAAGCTGGACTGTTTTAcattaaagaaaactttattttgcTCATTTCCATAAAAGCATAATAAAAGAATTACTACTTACCTAAGTAAAAAAAAGTACTAAATGATATTAGTTAAAATCTGAATTACAGAAATTTATGAGATATATTTCTAACTGGTAACCATATATCATTTGTCTCCTACTACTATAGTAAACCATAGTCTAATAGTACATTATCAAGTATGAAATGGAGACCAAATTTACCTCCATGATTTGCCTTCACAGTGTTTGATACCCTATAGAATACAGCAATTGGTTTTAAAACATTGGAAAAAATTAAGAGTACCCCACTCACTTGTCATGCTGGCACAAAGATTATGACTTGCATTAATCTATCACTTTTCATTGTcagaattttaaagttaaaaatcttgagttcaattctacTTAAACTTTGCTAAATATGATTATGGGTCCTTATTTATCTTTCATAAGGTTTGGATGTCATcttaataaaaaagacataatGATTTGTATTGCATATGATTATTATGAGAAGTAATAAAATAGAGGAGATATGTAAGATAACATGAACAATATAACATATTCACCACACTGTCAATATTAGATAGTATTATAATACCCATGCTAATAATCTATGTTAACACAGTCAAAAGTTTTTACACAATGGTATTCCAGAACTTAGTTCTGGGACATGACATATTTCAATCTTAGTAGATGGTCATTTAGGGCATTATAGTTACAATTGGAAATGTGTTCAGTTATATGCAATGTGACATTAACCCATTTATATGAAAGAATGTCAAACACATATCTGTGTAATGTACATGTATTCTGCCATCATTGTAAGGAATTCTAAATATCAGGACAGAACTAAAGGAGAAACTATGTGTTTTAATAACTCTACAGTTATTCTAGTAACTTTTCACCTATGTATTGGCTTTGATGCAGGCTAAAGTTAAACATCACAGCTCTGAGTAAGAATCAACATGGTTGAGTAGTTATaatctgaatgaatgaatagaaatggAAATTCAGACAGTAAAAGAGTCAGAGTTGTGCCTActcaagggaaacaaaataaccatgaagcCACTAAAACACATGAACAGATAGAGTCTCTAATCAGtggtaaaaaaaaacaactattaaTAAAGTGATGGAATCAATAGAATGGTTTGGAAAAGAAGGCATTTGAACTATTCATCATACTACAGAACTAAATGAACTGAAGATGTGAATCAATTAAAAcctatacaaatattttaaaccatGAACTAATATCTTTAGAAATCACAGTGTATTAAAtgtcttaataaaattaattttaatctcATATTAGACTATCTAAAAATAGGTAAATGAAAAAGTTAATGGCACTCAAGGAGTAATAACTAATATACAACAAtagtaattattatatataagttagATAGCTTTCATAAACTCAACAAGCTAGTAGAAAATTTGCAAAAGTTTTAAACTTACCATGTTTACATAAGATGAAACCATATGTACAAGAAATATTGTCAAACTGCTTCATGATAAAATATAGGCAAGCTAAAATCTCATCTAAGTATCATCTTTGGCCTCTAAGGTGTCTGATGTCAATACTTAATAATACAACTAGAGAGCAAAGCTGTAGTGAAAGAAGAATGATGCACATCTACGAAAtcttttttcaccttttttttcttttttcatctcttaatcttttctttattaatgtataacttaagaaacttaaaagttatttatttaaaataacacttGTTGACTGTTCTCAAAGTAAAGACTActtaaaattactaaaattccCACCAAGGACAATTGTTTTTTAACTATCTAACACATAAATAATACATGTATAAGAATAGGTTACATAGTTATAAGTAATATATCCAAAACTATGGAGTATAATCTTTTTTTAGAGcccatatattttattatatatgtttcaggaaatgggaagacagaagaaaatgcgTATGGTTGGGGTGTTGGCTTAAGAATCTATTCAGACCCTCAAAGCCCAGGTTACCCAAGTTCCTTATCTAAAAGGCACAAGTGTTGCCATAGTGCCTACACTTTCCTCCTGTAAGTTTTCAGTCACTTTTAGATCACCCATGTACAGTCACCGTTAAATGTACCTAAACATTTTCCATTATgataaagccaaaaaaaaaaaaatgaaaaagacaaaaaagtggAATAATCTGCCAGCAACAAGAAATGGACCATATGAGGTTCAGAAATACGGTCCAGTGACAGTGCTGActataataaattaaatcataAGTACAAACAAGCATCCACAAAtgatcattaaaataaaagtgcCATAGTTTGTCTTTGAATGAACCTAGTAAGCTAAAATTGGTATGTAAGAGTTTTGCTATACATTTACAAaaattagcaaaacaaacaaattgaagatacaaatcatttttaatatcatGTGGGGAAAATAAGGTATACATGAAGTAATAATAGGTAATTAATGAAGATTATCTACCTAATAATGATATTCTATAGGAAATAGATATGACAAAAATGAGCAAAACTACCTTATagattcaaaaaaataaaaaatcaaataatggaAGAGTTAATTGGGCAAATTATTTAGACCATTGGGTTCAAGGAAAGAAAGGTGGGTAGGAAGAATTGGTACAATTTGAAAGCCCTAAGAGACATCAAACTCAATGAGTTTTGTCAAAGACCTGGTTTAAGCAATCCAGTTTTCACAAAATAGtgagacaataaataaaatttgagtaACAGGTGTGTGTTTATAGcaaatatagacagacagatatagcagctgattaataaaaaagagaatgcaGGATTGTGGGATGTagtagctattcctggttgtcaacttgactatatttgaaatgaactacaatccagaattggaaggctcaccagtgaacctaatctggagactgggagataNNNNNNNNNNNNNNNNNNNNNNNNNNNNNNNNNNNNNNNNNNNNN
The DNA window shown above is from Mus pahari chromosome 3, PAHARI_EIJ_v1.1, whole genome shotgun sequence and carries:
- the LOC110317989 gene encoding olfactory receptor 4F4-like, whose amino-acid sequence is MKEANTDTLFWNESNTETNNSVVKEFIFIGLSDSQELQIFLFAFFLVFYAGIVFGNLLIVITVTNDSHLHSPMYFLLANLSFXDLCLSSVTAPKMIADFFRKHKVISVYGCFAQIFLLHFFGGSEMVTLIAMGFDRYVAICKPLRYTTIMRGNVCAGIVATAWAIGFLHSVSQLAFAVNLPFCGPNKVDSFYCDLPRVIKLACADTNRLDIMVIANSGVLTLCSFVSLIISYSIILTTIQRRPSDRSSKALSTLTAHITVVLLFFGPCIFIYAWPFPIKSLDKFFAVFYSVVTPLLNPIIYTLRNTEMKTAMRRLRQWNLNFWMKS